The segment GATGATGCGTTCGATCCTGGCCCTCGTCCTGGTGGGCGTGACCGCCCTTCCGGCCGCCGCCACCCAGAACGTCCTCGACGAGATGCTGTCGGTGCTCGCGGGATCGCACACGGAGGGCCGCGCGGTCGACACGGATCTCGACGAGGCCGCCGACGAGATCGCCCGGGTGCTCGGGATGTTCGACCTCGACGTGTTCGAGCAGGAGTTCGAGGGCCCGGGCGGGCACCGTCTGCGCAATCTGCTGGGGATCGTCCAGGGCACCGATCCCGAGGCGGGCTGGATCGTCGTCGGCGCGCACTACGACCACCTGGGCCGCGGCGAGCCCGGGACGCCCAACCACGGAACGGTGCATCCCGGAGCCGACGACAACGCCTCGGGCTGCGCAGTGTTGGCCTCGGTGTACGAGCAGTGGGAGCCCACCGAGCGCGGCGTGATCTTCGCCTGGTTCACCGCCGAGGAGACCGGGCTGCTCGGGTCGGAGCACTTCGTCGCGAATCCACCCGAGGGCGTCGACGAGATCGTCGCCATGGTGAACCTGGACACCGTGGGTCGGTTGGCCGACGGCGGTCTGACGGTGTTCGGTGTGGAGTCGGCGCCGGCCTTCGAGCCGGCATTGCGGGGGATCGACACGGCCTTCGGGCTGGAGCTCGAGACGGTGGCGCGCAGTTCCGGCACGGCCGACGACATGGCCTTCGCGGAGCGCGCGATTCCCACGCTGCACCTGTTCACCGGTGCCCACGCCACCTACCATCGTCCGGGCGACACGCTCGAGAAGCTCGACCGGGCGGGCCTGGCCACGCTCGTGGACTTCACCTACGAACTCGTCGACTACCTCGCGCGTCCCGACGCGGACCTGCAGTTCGTTCCGGCGGGTGCGCAGGAGGCATTGGCCGATCCGGAGCGGGCCACCGAGGGACGCCGTCGCGTGAGCCTGGGCACGATCCCCGACTTCCAGGGCGGTGACGGAGGGGTGGAGCTGACCGGCGTTCTTCCCGACAGCCCCGCCGCGGAGGCCGGTCTGCAGGAGGGCGACGTGATCGTCGGTTTCGGCGGGGCACCCGTCGACGACCTGACCGACTACAGCGAGGCCCTGAAGCGCTACGAGCCGGGCGACACCGTCGAGGTCGAGTTCCTGCGCGACGGCGATCGCCGCAGCGTCACCGTGACGCTCGTCGCCCGTCGCTGATCGCCGCCGAATCCGCCCCGGCCGCCCGGAGCGAATCCATGTCGGTCCCCCTGAGTCCGGAGACGACCATGCGCCATCTTCCGTCGCTCGTCCTGCTCCTGCTGTCGATCGCCGCGCCCGCCACCGCCGAGATCGTCGAGACGCCCGTCGTGTACGAGCACGACGGCACGACCTTCGAGGGATTCCTCGCCCACGACTCCGCGATCGACGGCCCGGTCCCGGGCGTGCTGATCGTCCACCAGTGGATGGGCCTGAGCGACAACGAGCGCATGCGGGCCCGCATGCTCGCCGAGATGGGCTACGTGGCCTTCGCCCTCGACGTGTACGGCCAGGGCGTGCGCCCGGCGAACACGCAGGAGGCGAGCGAGGAGGCCGGGAAGTACTACGCCGACCGTGGACTGTTCCGCGAGCGCGTGCGGCTGGGGCTCGAACGGCTTCGCGCGGTCGAGAAGGTCGACGACGAACGGGTCGTCGCCATCGGCTACTGCTTCGGTGGCACGGCCGTGCTCGAGCTGGCCCGCTCCGGCGCCGACGTGGCCGGCGTGGTCAGCTTCCACGGCGGGCTCGAGACGCCCGATCCCTCCGACGCCGAGAACGTCCGCACGTCGATCCTGGTGTGTCACGGTGCAGTCGACCCCTACGTGCCCATGGAGCAGGTCGCCGGTTTCGTCGACGAGATGGAAGCGGCCGACGTCGACTACCAGCTCGTCATGTACGCGGGCGCGGTGCATGCCTTCACGCAGAAGGGTGCGGGAGACGACCCCGCGCAGGGAGCCGCGTACGACCCGATGGCGGACCGTCGCTCGTGGGAGCACATGAAGGGGTTCTTCGCGGAAGTCCTCGAGTAGGGTCCGACCGGTCGCGGTGTGCCGGCGATCACTCGTACGGCACACCCGCGTCTCGTCCACGCGCCAGCGCCCGCGCGTACCACTCGAGTTCGTCGCAGTACCGGTCGACGCTGCGCGTCAGGTGCCCCTCGAGGTCCGTGCCGTCCTCGTCGATCGCCTTGGCGACGCGCGGCACGTCGAGCATGGCCGGAATCGTCACCAGTCCGAGTTCGCCCAGGATCGCACGCAGCTGCACCTGCGCCCGCGCGCCTCCGGTGTGTCCCGCGGAGTAGGTGAGGATGGCCGCCGGGCGCCACAGGTACTCGGCCTGGAAGTGGTCGAGCAGGTTCTTCAGAGCCGGCGGGACGGCGTGGTTGTATTCGCCGCTCACGGCGACGAAGCCGTCGACCGACCGGAAGATCCGCGCGATCGATTCCATGGCCTCGGGAGCCGCCCCCTCATCGTACTCCTTGTACATGCGATCGAGCATCGGCAGGGGCATCGCCATCGGATCGACGACGTCGACCTCATGGCCGCGCTCCCGGAGCACGCTGGCGATCCACCGGACCGCACGGATGCCCTGACGCTCGGAGCGAACGGAACCGTAGATGACGGCGAAACGCACGGTCAGTCCTCCTTGGTCAAGCGATCGAAGTCGGCGAGCACCTGCTCGGGGTGCGACGCCGGGTCGACCTGGTCGTAGGCGGCCGCGATGGTTCCGCCCGGTCCGATCAGGTAGCTGATCCGACGCGCATGGCGGTCGTCGGGGCCATCGGCCGCGCCGTAGGCCACGCCCAGCGAGCGGTCGGTGTCACTGAGCAGGTCGAAGGGGAAGTCGTGCTTCGCGGCGAAGGTGGCGATCTCGTCGACGGTGTCGAAGCTCGCTCCCAGAACAGTGATGTCGCGGTCGGTGAACTCCTGGATTCCGTCCCGGAATCCTCGCCCCTCGATCGTTCAGCCGGGCGTGTCGGCCTTCGGGTAGAACCACAGGACGACGCAGCGATCGGTGAGGTCGCTCAGCGAGACGGCCTCACCCCTCTGGTTCGGCGCGGAGAAGGGTGGAGCGATGGTACCAGGCGTCAGCATGCTTCGGACTCTCCCGCAGAAGGATGGAACGCAAGACGTGGGACGCGCGTCAGCGTAGCACGTGACCCTGCGGGCCGCGACCTGCGCCTCCGGTGTCTAGCGCGAGGCGACGGAAGTCAACAGCTCCTCGTACGCCGAGATCGCGCGCTCGAAGGTGAAGCGCTGCTCGATCCGCTGTTCCTGGCGCGCCGCGAGATCGCGTCGAGCGGTGTCGTCGGCCAGCAGCTCCAGCGCCCGCGACGCCATGCCCTCCTCGTCGCCCGGGGCGAGCACGGCACTCTCCAGACCGTCATCGAGCACCATTCGCACCGCCCCCACGTCGAAGCTCAGGCAACAGGTGCCCGCGGCCATGGCCTCGAGCAGGGCGTTCGGGGTGCCCTCGTTCTTCGACGTCAGCAGGAAGAGATCGGCATCGCCGGCCAGCGATGCGGCGTCGGGCACGAAGCCGGGGACCACGAAGTTCTCGTGTAGACCGATGTCGTCGATCCAGCCCTCCAGGCGTTCACGGACGGCGCCGTCGCCCATGACGACGAAGCGCGCCGTCGGATGGGCGTCGGTGATCCGGCGGGCCACCCGGACGAACACGTCCAGCTGTTTCTGGTTGGCCAGACGACCGAAGGTGATCACCACGCGCGCATCCGCGGGCAGTCCGAAGCGCGCGTGCAGCGCGCCCGGCTTCGGTGCCGGCGGGTGGACACCGTTGAGGATCACGCGCGCGTCACCGACGTCGAAACCGAGCTCGGCGTAGTGCTCGAGGATGGCCGGCGCATTCACCACCAATCGGTCGACGTGCCAGCGGTGCAGGAGCCGATAGTGGAACTTTCCCTTGTAGGCCATCAACCCGTGGCGAGCGACGAGAGGGATCCCGAACAGCTTCGCGCCGCGTCCGAACAGCCAGGCGTCCTTGTTGAAGTTCACGAGCACGACGTCGGGGCGCTCGCGGCGCAGCAGACCGGCGGCCCGGACGGTGGCCACCGGGTCGAAGTCCCCGCCGAAGGCGAACTCCCGAACGGGCGTCCCGTGCTCGCCCGCGGTCCCGAGGAGACGACTCGCGGGACGGCCCACGAGGATCACCTCGTGCCCGCGCGCCCGGAGACCGTCGGCGGCCTCCACGAACCATTTCTCGCCACCGCCGAACATGGTCGGGATGGCGGAGTTCACGAGCAGGACGCGCACGCGCGGGCCTACCGGACCACGACGACGGCCGCGGGGCCGTCTCCGAGGTACCGCGCCGACACGCGGGCCACGTCGGTGGGGGTGACTCCGCGCAGCGCCGCGCTGCGTTCTTCCTGGTACTCGAGCGATCCGTGGAAGACGTGGTCGACGCCCAGGTTGAACGCCTCGCCCATGCTCGTGACCCGGCGCATGCGTTCCCGTCCCAGCCGGCGATTGACCACGGTGGCGATCTCCTCGGTGTCGGTCTCGATCTCACCGATCTCGAGGTAGTCGCGGACGGCCACCTCGGCCTGCGATGCGTTCTGGGGCTGCGTACCCATGCTGGCCACGATCCGGGCGCGGTCGTCGTCCACACGCACGCCCATGCCGAGCGAGTAGGCCCAGCCCCGGGTCTCGCGCAGGTCCTGTTGCATGCGGCGGCTCGCGATGGCAACCGCCACCTCCAGCGCCCAACGATCGGCGGGTTCGATCTCGATCACGCGACCCATGCGGAGCGCGACCTGGCGACCGCCCACGGCTTCCTCGGCGCGGAGGTCGTTCCGGGTGATCGGCGGTGGGGGCACATCGACGCCGACATGGTCGGCCGCGCCGCCGATTCGCAGCGACCTCTCGAGGTGGTCGACGATCTCGTCGTGGTCGAGGTTGCCGACCACACTCAACACCAGTTGGCCCGGATCGAGGTAGTCGAGGGCGAAGCGTTGGAGGTCGCGCTGTTCGATCGCGCCGAGCGTCTCGGGTGTTCCGAAGACGGGCGCGGCCAGCGGGTGGTCCTCGCCGAGCATGAGCTCGCCCAGGCGGTGCTCGGCGATGGTCGCGGGTTTCTCGGCACCTTCGGCCAGGCGCCGCAGCATCTCGTCGCGCTTGCGGTCGATGGCCTCGGGCTCGAGGCGCGGTTCGCCGACCATCAGGCCGAGCAGGCGGATCGCCTCGCGCCAGTACAGGTCCACGCAGTCGATCCGCACGAACGAGAAGCGGGGGTCTGTGGTGTAGTAGTCGTCGTAGGGGATGAATCCGGCGTCGGTGACTTTCCACTCGGCACCGATCCCCTCGAGCAGGGCGGCGAGTTCCTCGCGATCGTAGTTGGCCGCGCCCTCGGGCAGCGTGCGGTGCAGGAGGTCGGCGATCCCGGCCATGCCCGAGGGCTCGCGGGCGCTTCGGTCCTTCACCAGCAGGTGCAGGGCGAACATGCGCGTGCTCGGCGACGCCGTGTGGACGACCGTCAGGCCGTTCTCCAGCATGGTGACACGCGGCGGCTGGGGCGCTTCGACGAGCGGCCGCGACTCGTCGACCGTTCCTCCGCCGGGCAGGGGCTCGGGCGCCTCGGCGTCGGGGTCGGGAACCCATCCCGCGGCGGCGGGCTCGAAAACGGCGTCGGAATCGGGCAGATCGGGTCCGGCCGCGACGACGCTCACCACGGGTGCGCGCAGCCAGCGTTCGGCGACCTCGGGAATGCGTGGGTACGACGCCTCGAGCTCCACCTGCAGTCGTCGTTCGTAGCCGGCCGGTCCGTGCCAGATCCGGTCGCCCTGCAGCAGGGCGTAGTAGTGGAGCTGCTCGGCCTGGCGGATCGACCGGCCCAGGGCCCGGTTCCGGGCGCCGGCCCACTCGCCGGCGCGCAGCCCGGTGCGGCTCAGGGTCGCCACCTCGCCGGAGATCCGTCGCAGTGCGTCACCGACGTCGCTCCCGAGCGGCAGGCGTGCGTTGATCCGCAGCACACCCGTTCCTTCGAAGTCCATGAGGCTGGCGCCGATCTCGAGGGTCTCGATCGACGGTTCGCGGTTCATGGCGCGGGCGAGACGAGCGCTGTCGCCACCCCCGAGCGCGTCGGTGAGCAGCATCATCGATGCATAGTCCTCGTGGCCGACCTCGG is part of the Candidatus Krumholzibacteriia bacterium genome and harbors:
- a CDS encoding M20/M25/M40 family metallo-hydrolase codes for the protein MMRSILALVLVGVTALPAAATQNVLDEMLSVLAGSHTEGRAVDTDLDEAADEIARVLGMFDLDVFEQEFEGPGGHRLRNLLGIVQGTDPEAGWIVVGAHYDHLGRGEPGTPNHGTVHPGADDNASGCAVLASVYEQWEPTERGVIFAWFTAEETGLLGSEHFVANPPEGVDEIVAMVNLDTVGRLADGGLTVFGVESAPAFEPALRGIDTAFGLELETVARSSGTADDMAFAERAIPTLHLFTGAHATYHRPGDTLEKLDRAGLATLVDFTYELVDYLARPDADLQFVPAGAQEALADPERATEGRRRVSLGTIPDFQGGDGGVELTGVLPDSPAAEAGLQEGDVIVGFGGAPVDDLTDYSEALKRYEPGDTVEVEFLRDGDRRSVTVTLVARR
- a CDS encoding dienelactone hydrolase family protein — translated: MSVPLSPETTMRHLPSLVLLLLSIAAPATAEIVETPVVYEHDGTTFEGFLAHDSAIDGPVPGVLIVHQWMGLSDNERMRARMLAEMGYVAFALDVYGQGVRPANTQEASEEAGKYYADRGLFRERVRLGLERLRAVEKVDDERVVAIGYCFGGTAVLELARSGADVAGVVSFHGGLETPDPSDAENVRTSILVCHGAVDPYVPMEQVAGFVDEMEAADVDYQLVMYAGAVHAFTQKGAGDDPAQGAAYDPMADRRSWEHMKGFFAEVLE
- a CDS encoding NAD(P)H-dependent oxidoreductase; translation: MTVRFAVIYGSVRSERQGIRAVRWIASVLRERGHEVDVVDPMAMPLPMLDRMYKEYDEGAAPEAMESIARIFRSVDGFVAVSGEYNHAVPPALKNLLDHFQAEYLWRPAAILTYSAGHTGGARAQVQLRAILGELGLVTIPAMLDVPRVAKAIDEDGTDLEGHLTRSVDRYCDELEWYARALARGRDAGVPYE
- a CDS encoding peroxiredoxin; its protein translation is MLTPGTIAPPFSAPNQRGEAVSLSDLTDRCVVLWFYPKADTPGUTIEGRGFRDGIQEFTDRDITVLGASFDTVDEIATFAAKHDFPFDLLSDTDRSLGVAYGAADGPDDRHARRISYLIGPGGTIAAAYDQVDPASHPEQVLADFDRLTKED
- a CDS encoding glycosyltransferase, which gives rise to MRVLLVNSAIPTMFGGGEKWFVEAADGLRARGHEVILVGRPASRLLGTAGEHGTPVREFAFGGDFDPVATVRAAGLLRRERPDVVLVNFNKDAWLFGRGAKLFGIPLVARHGLMAYKGKFHYRLLHRWHVDRLVVNAPAILEHYAELGFDVGDARVILNGVHPPAPKPGALHARFGLPADARVVITFGRLANQKQLDVFVRVARRITDAHPTARFVVMGDGAVRERLEGWIDDIGLHENFVVPGFVPDAASLAGDADLFLLTSKNEGTPNALLEAMAAGTCCLSFDVGAVRMVLDDGLESAVLAPGDEEGMASRALELLADDTARRDLAARQEQRIEQRFTFERAISAYEELLTSVASR
- a CDS encoding pitrilysin family protein — translated: MALLRLRLALVLLISLVTVPGCSGEPEPVAPAVDPGIEFTTADGMEVRMVPDPGSGLFASNVFIGAGSTREDDRTAGSSHFLEHLLFNGTERRTQEEIYADVDRIGAYNNATTKLEYTHFMMVAPNEELDEALDIQADMLLHSTLPPDKFEKERGIVLEEMARDADDPGRLRRVTMVNALYGAGSDFARPVLGTRETIANLQREDVLTYYRRQYVPSNMKLLLMGDFDPNAARATIERLFVASPGDAAAAPAYPLEERSWMHERRIENDAIDLLIEIPAPEVGHEDYASMMLLTDALGGGDSARLARAMNREPSIETLEIGASLMDFEGTGVLRINARLPLGSDVGDALRRISGEVATLSRTGLRAGEWAGARNRALGRSIRQAEQLHYYALLQGDRIWHGPAGYERRLQVELEASYPRIPEVAERWLRAPVVSVVAAGPDLPDSDAVFEPAAAGWVPDPDAEAPEPLPGGGTVDESRPLVEAPQPPRVTMLENGLTVVHTASPSTRMFALHLLVKDRSAREPSGMAGIADLLHRTLPEGAANYDREELAALLEGIGAEWKVTDAGFIPYDDYYTTDPRFSFVRIDCVDLYWREAIRLLGLMVGEPRLEPEAIDRKRDEMLRRLAEGAEKPATIAEHRLGELMLGEDHPLAAPVFGTPETLGAIEQRDLQRFALDYLDPGQLVLSVVGNLDHDEIVDHLERSLRIGGAADHVGVDVPPPPITRNDLRAEEAVGGRQVALRMGRVIEIEPADRWALEVAVAIASRRMQQDLRETRGWAYSLGMGVRVDDDRARIVASMGTQPQNASQAEVAVRDYLEIGEIETDTEEIATVVNRRLGRERMRRVTSMGEAFNLGVDHVFHGSLEYQEERSAALRGVTPTDVARVSARYLGDGPAAVVVVR